The Desulfobulbaceae bacterium region GACAGATAACCCTAGTTTTCCCGCGGCACGGGCGAGGACCTCAGGAATGAGTAGGTCCTGGGGAGAAAACCTGGTGCCGTTGGGATAGGTCGACTTATCAATTCCCAATAATTCTACAAAATACACCGTCGATGTCTGGGCTGTCACCTTATTGACTAATAGAAAAATCCCTGCCCCCAGAAAAAAAATTACAGGGATGATCATTAGCAGTCCTCGGCGATGCCAGAGTTTTTGCAAGATATCGGTGATGGATATTTCTTCCTGGTAGGTTTGATCTATTCTCATTCTTAAAAAATCTCCGTCCGTAAAAGAGTATTGGGTCAGTAAGTCAATCTCCAAGAAAATATCCCGGCGCCATTTTCTAAAATTTCCTCACGTACTTTTCGAAAAACGCAGAAAATCGTTTTGCATAAAAAGTCCTCGGCTTGAATCAAAATATCTGGTCAAAGAGGCCTATATTATATTACTAAATCTGAGACTTTTACCATATACCTTGATCCCTGCCTTGCTACAAGCAATCTTTTCCCTCACCACCACTCCCTCTATCTCGTAAAAATCATACCTCATAAACTTTTTCCAGCCTCTCCTCTCTCCCCTTCGACTCCGCTCAGAAAATGATCGCCTTGACGGTCTTGAGTGGCGCAGGGAGGGATCAGCAAAAGGCTTACGCTCTTCATGGAGAGCGATTTTTTTAATGTGTCGTCTGATGTATTAATACCACCCATTAAAAAAAAAATTTCCTTCTTTGTTCTGGGATAACAATTTGATAGAATGCTAACCAAGCACCTGGGTATGGAGTCGAATAGCCAACCCCAGTCCCTCTAAATTGCCTACAAAATGAAGGACTCAACAATGTTTTATAAATCATTAAGCGTCAAACTCCGGCTCGTCGGTTTCGTCATCCTCTTGCTTTCTTTGTTCATAGGGTCCGGACTCTTCGGGATCATGGGCATGCGCAGCAGTAACAACTCCCTCTCCTTGGTCTACACCAACGAGGTCATTCCCCTCACCAAACTAGAACAACTCCACAGCCTTATCCATGCCGAGATCATTCAGCAGGTTGACCGCCTGCTTTTTGAGCAAATCACCTGGGAGGAATGCCAACTCAAGGTAGAAAAGGCCAAAACTCAAATTAACAAACACTGGCAGAGCCTGAACACCCTCAACTCATCGGAAAAAAATGTCAGCACAACCGAAAAATGGCAAGACTCCTACTCTCTCATGGCTAACACCACCGATGACGTCCTGAACAATCTCACACTTTTGCTTCAAAGCCATGACCTTGAACGCCTAGACCTTTTCACGGACAAGAAACTCTACCCCTTAGGAGAACTCTATAGTGAAAAAATCGACCTGATGACCAGAGACCATCTGGCCATGATCGACAAGGAATACCAAATATCGCAGCAACGCTTTATCGTTGCAAAACAGAGCTTTATCCTTGCTCTCCTGGTCGGCGTGGCTGTCTCTATCTTCCTCAGCTTCTTAATCATCAAAAGCATCAACACACCACTCTCCATGATCACCACCGCCATGAAAAATCTATCCCATGGCAATATCAGTGAAAAAATCAGCTATGACCGCCAAGACGAATTCGCCATCCTGACCAACGGTTTCAACCAGATGTCCACCTATCTCTCTGACCTGATCTCCGAGATCGAACGCTCAGGCATTCAGGTCACAAGTTCAATCACCGAAATTGCCGCCACCATCAAACAACAGGAGACCACGGTCAACGAGCAGGCCGCCACCTCCAATGAAATTGCCGCCTCTACCACCGAAATCGCCGCCACTGCCGAAAACCTGATGGAGACCATGTCCAAGGTCACCGACATGGCACAACACACCGCCATGGCCGCGTCACAGAGTCATTCCCGCCTGAACAACATCAACAGCATCATGAAAAAGATGGAGGAATCATCGCAAACCATCGTCACCAAACTTTCCATCCTGAGCGAAAAGGCCCGCACCATTGCTGGGGTGACCAAGACCATCAATAAGATCGCCGACCAGACCAACCTCCTGTCCCTTAACGCCGCCATTGAAGCTGAAAAAGCCGGTGAATACGGCGCAGGGTTCTCGGTTGTGGCATCGGAGATCAGACGCCTCGCCGACCTGACGGCCGTAGCCACCTTCGATATCGAACAGATGGTCTCCGAAGTCCAATCCTCGGTAGCCAGTGGAGTAATGAATATTGAAAAATTTGCTGACGATGTCCGCCGCGGCTTTCAGGAGGTCCAGATCAGCTCCAACCAGATCTCTCAAGTCATTGATCAAGTCCAGGCGATACGACCACCGATCGAAACTGTCAACGAAGGTATTGCCGCCCAGTCCCTTGGCGCCAAACAGATCAGTGAATCCGTTGATCAACTAAACGAGGCGGCCCAACAAACCGCAGAATCGGTATCTCAGACCAGCCAGACCATTTTCCAACTGAACAGAGCGGCCCTTATCCTCAGAGACTCGGTCGCCAAGTTCAAAGTCAAATCCGGCCCGATATCTCCAGATAACGAGTCATGACAGGTCAGGACAGCGCCATAATGCAGAGTGCACAACGTCCAGAACACTCGGGGGACCTCATTCGTGCTTCTCGTACTCTTTAAACTTCAGAATGATGATTATGCCATTGACAGTAAACGCGTGGTCGAAATCATCCCATTTCTGCAGACGCAAAAAATTCCAATGACCCCCAAATACATCACCGGCATGGTCAACTATCGCGGCACCCCGGTACCGGTCATCGACCTCGGCCTGCTCCTGAATGATCAAGTATGCCAACAGCTGTACAGCACCAGGATCATCCTGACCAGTGTCACCCTTGGGGGGAATCTCCGAAAAATTGTCGGACTGCTTGCTGAAAATGTGACGGAGACCATTAAGACGGCCAAAGACTGGCGCCCCAAAGCAACTGACAAGGGACCACTCTTCCTCGACAACGCTTTACTTAATCATTCCATGGTCCGCTGGTTCGAGCCAGAGCAGATGCTCCCTGACGACATCCCTGGGCTCTCCTTCATGGATTAGGCAAACTACTCAGGTTATCGGTTTTCGGAGTCTCGCAGGCTCGCTTACCTGCTTAGACATCCCGTGACTTTTTGCGAGTTCATCATAATTCTTTTAACCGTAACCCTAGATAATTACGACTAATCAACATAACGGCTTGCTTTGACAATTAAAAACCAACCGCATCGCCTCACCCTATACGGGCAGAAGGTTAGAGCCGCTAGAAACTTATCCAGTATATCTGGAACAGCTGCCAAGGGACTCCGTCTCTACGCTATTAACCAAACTACTCTATATGTCAGACAATAGCCTGATCTCCCTCATTCTTGACTCAGTGCTTAAAGAGGCCATGGGACTCAACATCTCCTCCATTGGCGCAAATTCACTCAAGCATGCCATTGGCAGGAGAATGCGGGCTCTGGAGATGGAAAACACCCTCCAGTATCTGAACCTGATCAAAAAATCGACCCCTGAACTTAATGAACTTATTGAGGAAGTTGCGGTGAACGAGACGTGGTTCTTTCGTGACGAAGCGCCGTTCATCGCCCTGCGCGAATACGCCACCGCCTTTTTCCAGCAGGGCAAGAATAAGTCGCTACGACTCCTGAGCATCCCCTGCTCGACAGGAGAAGAACCATATTCCATGGCCATGACTCTGATCGAGGCCGGCATCCCCGCTCACTCCTTCACCATAGACGCCGTTGATATCAGTCGTCGCTCACTTGAGGTTGCTCGCCAAGGCATCTATCGCCCGAACTCATTTCGCACAACTTATGCCAAACGCTACCAAGGATATTTCTCTAAAACTAGACAAAGCTACGCCTTGGATAAATCCATCAAAGGGCTCATCAGGTTTCACCGGGGCAACCTCCTCCACCTCACCCCGCCCCTGACCAAAACCACCTACAATGTGATCTTTTGCCGTAACCTGTTGATCTACCTGGACTCAAGCTTTCACCAAAAAGCCATCGACACCTTCAGCGCCCTTCTTGATGATGCAGGACTGCTGTTCATCGGACATGCCGAATCAGGCATTTTCAGCCACAGTCGTTTCACTCAGGCCCCACACCCCAAAGCCTTCGCCTTTTATAAAAGGCCGGAAGAGTCAGAAAAAAAATCTTCCAAATACCTCTCTGGTAACGCCTCAGCAAACGCCAGTGCCTTTCTTTTTAAGAACTCTGTATCCTATGCCAATGCAACCATCACACACACTCCGACGAACCGCTACGGAGAACTCGACAGCTTGGATCACCAGATCAAGGCACACGAAGACCAGATCCAGAAACAGGGTCCAACCGCAGAAAGCTTCTACCAACTGGCAACTATTTTCGAACAAAAAAATGAGTGGAAAAGCGCGATCAGCATGCTGAAAAAAGCTATTTACCTAGACCCAAACTCCATCGAGGCAATTGACATGCTGGCAGCGATCTATCAACGCCTTGGGGATGAGGCCAACTATCAATCCTGCCTCAACCGAGGACGTAGAATCATCACCCGTCTGGCCATGCCGACCGACCCTAATATATAATAATAGCCTAATCCCGAGCCTGATCGCTTACCCAAGGAAGAAACCCGTGTCATTATCATACGCTGACCTTAACATTGACGACTGCTGGAACCAGATTGGTGTCTTCAGCAAGGAACAGAGCCGCTGTGAACGACTAGCAGAACTGGCCCACTGCCTGAACTGCGACCAGTACACCAGCACAGGCCGACTGCTCCTCAACCGCCCTCTTCCCGACGACTACCGCCGTGAACTCAGCGAACACTTGAGCCACCCCATCATCAAACAAGCCAAACGGACTCAATCGGCCTTCATCTTCAGAGCCGGCGATGAGTGGCTGGGCGTAACATCGACCATGATCAAGGAAGTGGTGGACATGGGCCCCATCCACTCCATCCCCCACAAGAGCAGCCGCATCTTTCGTGGTATCGTCAACATCCGTGGGCGACCGGAACTCTGCGTCTCCATTGGTGGCGTGCTAAGGATCGAACCAGGCACCAGACAACAGGGCACACCCGCGCCCGAGCGACTGATCGTTGCCGCCAAAGACGGACAGAGTATCGTCTTTCCAGTCAGCGAAGTCATGGGGCCAGTGCTCTATGACGCCAGCATACTCAAGCCCCTGCCCATAACCGTCTCCGGCTCAAAGGCGGTCTATACCAAAGGAATACTGAATATCAACGACCAAGAGGTCGGCATGTTGGATGACGCCATGCTGTTTCGTATCCTGACCAGAAACCTGGGATGACCATGACTGATCTCAACGACATGTCCCTTCTGGACCTATTTTTGATGGAGACTGGAAACCAATCCATTACCCTCACCCATGAGCTGTCGCTATGGGACAGCGACCATGGCGGGGACGGTCCTAACTTTACCGTCATGCACCGAGCAGTCCATTCCATCGCCGGTGCGGCCAGAATAGTCGACCTGCAAGAAATCATTGATCTGACTCAGGCAATGGAGAAGGGGATACGTGTAGCCTCGAGCCACCCCACCCCCGAAATTAGAAATCTTCTCGAAGCGGCAACCAACCACCTAGGCCATCTGACCACAAGTAATCCGAACCAAATCCAAGAGTCGCTTAAGGAGAAAGAGGGGCTACTTGCCGACCTGATCAAACAACTGCGGGCATTAAAGACCCCATCAATAGAGCCTGGCACAAGCACCCCTAAAACCAAAGCGCCTGCCGCCGCTCCCACCTCTTCCTTTGCTTCCAGCCAAGGGATGTTCCCGATCTTTACTGAAGATGCAGAAAACCACCTCGCCGTCCTCTCTGACAATCTTATTCAAATTGAAAAAAATCCCACTGCCATCGTCCTCCTTGAATCATCGATGCGAGCGATTCACTCTCTTAAGGGGGCCGCCAGGGTTATCGGCTTGACCGACATCGTTACCCTGACCCACACCATGGAAGAACTCTTCATCGCGGCCCAAAACAAGATCCTCACCCTCACCTCGGACCATATTGATACTCTGTTCTCGGCTACCGATCTCATCCGCAGCCTAACCAAAGAAAATGAAGAGACCGCCCCCCAATGGTTTGAGAGCAACAAAAAACAGATCACCGCTCTGGCCGATCAAATATTCACCATCGTCGATAAACACGAACAAATCGTCGTTGAACCG contains the following coding sequences:
- a CDS encoding HAMP domain-containing protein yields the protein MKDSTMFYKSLSVKLRLVGFVILLLSLFIGSGLFGIMGMRSSNNSLSLVYTNEVIPLTKLEQLHSLIHAEIIQQVDRLLFEQITWEECQLKVEKAKTQINKHWQSLNTLNSSEKNVSTTEKWQDSYSLMANTTDDVLNNLTLLLQSHDLERLDLFTDKKLYPLGELYSEKIDLMTRDHLAMIDKEYQISQQRFIVAKQSFILALLVGVAVSIFLSFLIIKSINTPLSMITTAMKNLSHGNISEKISYDRQDEFAILTNGFNQMSTYLSDLISEIERSGIQVTSSITEIAATIKQQETTVNEQAATSNEIAASTTEIAATAENLMETMSKVTDMAQHTAMAASQSHSRLNNINSIMKKMEESSQTIVTKLSILSEKARTIAGVTKTINKIADQTNLLSLNAAIEAEKAGEYGAGFSVVASEIRRLADLTAVATFDIEQMVSEVQSSVASGVMNIEKFADDVRRGFQEVQISSNQISQVIDQVQAIRPPIETVNEGIAAQSLGAKQISESVDQLNEAAQQTAESVSQTSQTIFQLNRAALILRDSVAKFKVKSGPISPDNES
- a CDS encoding chemotaxis protein CheW, whose translation is MRPTINPASTEDVESSPVWPCRPTLIYNNSLIPSLIAYPRKKPVSLSYADLNIDDCWNQIGVFSKEQSRCERLAELAHCLNCDQYTSTGRLLLNRPLPDDYRRELSEHLSHPIIKQAKRTQSAFIFRAGDEWLGVTSTMIKEVVDMGPIHSIPHKSSRIFRGIVNIRGRPELCVSIGGVLRIEPGTRQQGTPAPERLIVAAKDGQSIVFPVSEVMGPVLYDASILKPLPITVSGSKAVYTKGILNINDQEVGMLDDAMLFRILTRNLG